Below is a window of Streptomyces genisteinicus DNA.
CGCCGCGGCGGGGTCGGCCCACCAGCGCGGGTAGGCGTTCAGCCAGCACTCGCGGTCGGTGCGCACGAACCGGATGGAACTGATCCGGCGGTCCATGTAGGGCGTGAAGCCGTACTCGCCGGACGAGGCGTTCGGCGACTCCCGCAGGAAGTCGGCGCCCTCGCCCGTCAGGTCGTAGTTCGGCTCGCTGTAGGCGCAGGCGTAGTTCCCCGCGCGGTTCACCAGCGAGCGGATCTTGTTGTCCCAGCTGCCGAGGGTGGCGAGATCCTTGTTCGTCTTGAACATCTCGCCGTCGCCCGAGGTGCCGCTGAAACCGCAGAAGTACCCCTTCGGGCAGCGCTCGGCGCCGCTCGCGGCCTGCGCGGTCTGGGCGGGCAGCCCGGCCGTCAGCAGTCCGGCCGCGACCAGCCCGGTCAGCGCGGTCAGAGCCCGTCTGATCCCCTTGTGCAATGCGGTGTCCTTCTTCCGACGCCCTTCGGGCGTGTGGGTGCGCTCAGGAGACCGCCGAACAGCCCCGGGGGTTGTACCGTTCGCGGGCGCCCCGGGCCCGGGGAACTCCGCGGCGCACGGTGCGTGACCCTCCCCGGACTCCCCGTCGCGCCCACCCGTCCTTATATCGGGCATACACGCTTCTGCCGGGCTTCTCAGCACCGTCTCAGACCGCTCTCATGTACCCGCACGAGAGTCGTTGCCATGAGCGACCACCACCGCCGCGACGGCCACACCGAGCCCGGATTCCCCCAGCAGCCGTACGAGACGCCGCAGCCGTACGGCGCGCCCCGGCCGCACGACACCCAGCCGTACGAGACGCCCCAGCCGTACGGCGCCCACCCGCACGCGCCCCGCGCGGACGACACCCGGCCGACCGCGCCGCTCACCCAGGCGGACGGCGGCTACCCGCCGCCCCCGTCGTACCGGCCCGCCGGCACGGTCACCGTGTGGCCCGGCGGCGGCGGACCCGGCTTCGAGCCGCCCGCTCAGCACCTCGCGCCCCCCGCGCCCGCGCCCGGACCCCGGTCCCGGCGCAGGGCCCGGGGCCCCGCCGCGCTGATCGCGGCCGTCGCGATCGCCGCGGCCGCCGTCGGCGGCGGCGCGTCCGCGCTCGTCGGCCACCTCGCCGGCGACGGGACGTCCCCGGGCTCCGGCGCCGTGAGCGGGACGACCGTGTCCCGCAGCAGCGCGGGCACCGTCGCGGGCGTGGCCGAGATGGTCTCGCCGAGCATCGTGGAGATCAGCGCGACGTCGGGCTCCGGACAGTCCACCGGCTCCGGCGTGATCATCACCTCGAACGGCGAGATCGTGACCAACAACCACGTGATCTCGGGCGCCGACACCGTCCGGGTGCAGCTCAGCGACGGCACGACGTACACCGCCGACGTCGTCGGCAAGGACCCCGACAAGGACCTCGCCCTGATCAAGCTGCGGAACGCCTCCGGGCTGAAGGCCGCCGCGCTCGGCGACTCCGGCTCCGTCGGGGTCGGCGACCAGGTCGTCGCCATCGGCTCGCCCGAAGGGCTCACCGGCACGGTCACCAGCGGCATCGTCTCCGCCCTCGACCGGGACGTGACCGTCGCCAAGGACGAGGAGCCGCAGGACCCGCAGCAGGACCCGCGCCAGAACTGGCCGTTCGAGTTCGGCGGGCAGCAGTTCAACGGGGACACCGGGGACTCGAAGACCACCTACAAGGCGATCCAGACCGACGCCTCGCTCAACCCGGGGAACTCCGGCGGTGCGCTGATCGACATGAACGGCAGGATCATCGGCATCAACTCGGCCATGTACTCGCCCAGTTCCGCCACCGGCTCCACCGCGGGCAGCGTCGGCCTCGGCTTCGCCATCCCGATCGACACCGTCAAGGCGGACCTGGACAGCCTCCGCTCCGGCGGCGGCGCCTGATCGCGTGCGAGGCTGGGCCCCATGACTGAAGGCGAGCGCATCCTCATCGTCGACGACGAGCCTGCCGTGCGTGAGGCGCTGCGGCGCTCCCTCGCGTTCGAGGGGTACGCGACCGAGGTCGCGGCCGACGGTCTGGAGGCACTGGCCCGGGCCGGGGAGTACCGCCCCGACCTGATCGTGCTCGACATCCAGATGCCCCGGATGGACGGGCTGACCGCGGCGCGCAGGCTGCGGGCGGCGGGCTCGCGGGTGCCGGTCCTGATGCTGACGGCACGCGACACGGTCGGCGACCGGGTCACCGGACTGGACGCGGGAGCGGACGACTACCTGGTCAAGCCCTTCGAACTGGACGAACTGCTCGCCCGGATCCGTGCCCTGCTGCGGCGCAGCACCTACACCGCGGCGGTGGCCGCCGCGGACGACGAGGACGTGCTGTCCTTCGCCGACCTGCGCATGAACCTGTCGACCCGCGAGGTCACCCGCGGCACCCGGCGCGTGGAGCTGACCCGTACCGAGTTCACCCTGCTGGAGCTCTTCCTCGCCCATCCGCGCCAGGTGCTGACCCGTGAGCAGATCCTGAAGGCCGTCTGGGGCTTCGACTTCGAACCCAGCTCCAACTCCCTGGACGTGTACGTGATGTACCTGCGGCGCAAGACGGAGGCCGGCGGCGAGCCGCGCCTCGTGCAGACCGTGCGGGGCGTCGGCTACGCCCTGCGGCCGGGCGGCCCCGAATGATCCGACGGCTGCGCGCGCTGCCCCTGCGGTCCCGTCTCGCGCTGCTGGTGGCCACGGCGGTGGCGGTCGCCGTGGCGGCCGTCTCCACCACCTGCTGGTTCGTGGTGCGCGGCAAGCTGTACGACGAGGTGGACGCGAAGCTGCGCACCACCCGGCAGAGCATCGACCTGCGGGCCGTCGACGTGGCGGCGACGCTGCGCGCCTGCCCGCCGTCCGCGTCCTCGCAGGACGAGTTCGGCCGCCCGAAGGACTACTACTTCCAGCTGGTCACCGCCGCGGGCGACGAGCCGTGCGTCTTCGCCGCCGTCTCCGCCGGCACCGTGGAGGTGACCGGGGCGGACCGGGCGGTGGCCCGGGAGGCGGACCGGCTGGTCCGGCCGGGCGAGCCGGACGGGGGGACGTTCCGCGACGGCACCGACACCGAGGGCCGGTCGGTGCGGGTGCTCACGGTCGCCGCCGCGACGGACGGCGCGGTGTTCAAGGACACCGCGCTGATGATCGGCGTGCCGCTGCGGGAGACCGAACGCACCCTCGACGACCTGGCCCTGCTGCTGCTCCTGGTCTCCGGCATCGGCGTGATCGGGGCCGGGGCGACCGGCCTGTGGGTGGCGCGGACGGGGCTCGCGCCGGTGGACCGGCTGACCGGCGCGGTCGAGCACGTGGCCCGTACCGAGGACCTGAGTGTGCGCATCCCGGTCGAGGGCGACGACGAGATCACCCGGCTGTCGCGCTCCTTCAACGCGATGACGGCCGCGCTGGCCGCGTCCCGGGATCTCCAGCAGCAGCTCATCGCGGACGCCGGGCACGAACTGCGCACCCCGCTCACCTCCTTGCGCACCAACATCGAGTTGCTGGCCAGGAGCGAGGAGACCGGCCGGGCGATCCCGCCGGACGACCGCCGGGCCCTGCTGGCCTCGGTGAAGGCGCAGATGACCGAACTGGCCGCGCTGATCGGCGACCTCCAGGAGCTGTCCCGCCAGGACGGCCCCGCG
It encodes the following:
- a CDS encoding S1C family serine protease, yielding MSDHHRRDGHTEPGFPQQPYETPQPYGAPRPHDTQPYETPQPYGAHPHAPRADDTRPTAPLTQADGGYPPPPSYRPAGTVTVWPGGGGPGFEPPAQHLAPPAPAPGPRSRRRARGPAALIAAVAIAAAAVGGGASALVGHLAGDGTSPGSGAVSGTTVSRSSAGTVAGVAEMVSPSIVEISATSGSGQSTGSGVIITSNGEIVTNNHVISGADTVRVQLSDGTTYTADVVGKDPDKDLALIKLRNASGLKAAALGDSGSVGVGDQVVAIGSPEGLTGTVTSGIVSALDRDVTVAKDEEPQDPQQDPRQNWPFEFGGQQFNGDTGDSKTTYKAIQTDASLNPGNSGGALIDMNGRIIGINSAMYSPSSATGSTAGSVGLGFAIPIDTVKADLDSLRSGGGA
- a CDS encoding response regulator transcription factor, which gives rise to MTEGERILIVDDEPAVREALRRSLAFEGYATEVAADGLEALARAGEYRPDLIVLDIQMPRMDGLTAARRLRAAGSRVPVLMLTARDTVGDRVTGLDAGADDYLVKPFELDELLARIRALLRRSTYTAAVAAADDEDVLSFADLRMNLSTREVTRGTRRVELTRTEFTLLELFLAHPRQVLTREQILKAVWGFDFEPSSNSLDVYVMYLRRKTEAGGEPRLVQTVRGVGYALRPGGPE
- a CDS encoding sensor histidine kinase; this translates as MIRRLRALPLRSRLALLVATAVAVAVAAVSTTCWFVVRGKLYDEVDAKLRTTRQSIDLRAVDVAATLRACPPSASSQDEFGRPKDYYFQLVTAAGDEPCVFAAVSAGTVEVTGADRAVAREADRLVRPGEPDGGTFRDGTDTEGRSVRVLTVAAATDGAVFKDTALMIGVPLRETERTLDDLALLLLLVSGIGVIGAGATGLWVARTGLAPVDRLTGAVEHVARTEDLSVRIPVEGDDEITRLSRSFNAMTAALAASRDLQQQLIADAGHELRTPLTSLRTNIELLARSEETGRAIPPDDRRALLASVKAQMTELAALIGDLQELSRQDGPAHGRTVQVVALHEILDVALERARLRGPELSFTADVRPWYVRGEQAALERALVNVLDNAVKFSPPGGRVEVELRDGTLSVRDHGPGIGAEELPHVFERFWRSPSARSLPGSGLGLSIVARTVQQAGGEVSLAPADGGGTRAVIRLPGAPTPPPASP